A window of the Rubeoparvulum massiliense genome harbors these coding sequences:
- a CDS encoding AbgT family transporter, with translation MRFLDVVERVGNRLPHPFMIFIYLAVIMIALSWLASSLGAQVVHPGSGEEVTVQNMVSKEGLTFILSSMLKNFSGFQPLGLVLVMMLGMGLADKVGLIETFMRRVILNAPARLVTFAVVFAGVMGNLASDAAFVIVPPLAATVFYHLGRHPLAGLAAGFAGVGAGFTANLIPAGTDALMAGITTPIAQTITPGLEVSIVDNYYFMAFSVLVLSLVGTWVTERLVEPKLGVYEGEIQQALEEISPQEIRGLRRSGIAFLFYAAVIALITIPANGWLNSAPGEPFHKSPFFQGIVPLILFAVVIMAITYGVTVGRIKGSRDIPHLMGEAMKDMAGFIVLIFAAAQFIAYFKYSNLDIWLAVKGADLLTALNLTGMSTIIGFIILTAFLNLFIFSGSAQWALMAPVFVPMFMILNYDPAFIQLAYRIGDSSTNVITPLNPYLPIILIAMRQYSKNAGFGTLMSTMLPYSIFFLISWTVLMVAWVLLGIPIGPGIGMLMR, from the coding sequence ATCCAGGCTCAGGGGAAGAGGTAACTGTACAGAATATGGTTTCCAAAGAGGGTCTCACCTTTATCCTCTCTTCCATGCTGAAGAATTTCTCCGGATTTCAGCCCTTGGGCTTGGTCTTGGTGATGATGCTAGGGATGGGTCTTGCCGATAAGGTAGGACTGATTGAGACCTTTATGCGGCGGGTGATCCTCAATGCGCCAGCTCGCCTGGTTACCTTCGCTGTGGTTTTTGCTGGGGTCATGGGCAATCTGGCGTCGGATGCGGCATTTGTTATCGTACCTCCGCTAGCTGCAACAGTCTTCTATCATCTGGGTCGTCACCCCTTGGCAGGCTTAGCAGCAGGTTTCGCCGGGGTAGGTGCTGGTTTTACGGCGAATCTCATCCCTGCAGGTACCGATGCGTTAATGGCGGGGATTACCACGCCCATTGCACAGACCATTACTCCTGGCTTAGAGGTATCCATTGTGGATAACTACTACTTCATGGCGTTTTCTGTTTTGGTGCTATCACTGGTGGGGACCTGGGTGACGGAACGTTTGGTAGAGCCCAAGCTGGGCGTATATGAAGGGGAGATCCAGCAGGCGCTAGAAGAGATTAGCCCCCAGGAGATCCGCGGCTTACGCCGTTCAGGTATCGCGTTCTTATTCTATGCAGCAGTTATCGCATTGATCACCATCCCAGCCAATGGTTGGCTCAATAGTGCACCAGGTGAGCCATTTCATAAATCTCCGTTCTTTCAGGGTATCGTACCCCTCATCCTCTTTGCGGTGGTGATTATGGCTATCACCTATGGGGTAACCGTGGGAAGGATTAAGGGTAGTCGCGATATTCCTCACTTAATGGGCGAAGCGATGAAGGATATGGCAGGCTTCATTGTTCTGATCTTTGCTGCTGCCCAATTCATCGCCTACTTTAAGTATAGTAATCTGGATATTTGGTTGGCCGTGAAGGGAGCCGATCTCCTCACTGCCTTAAATCTCACAGGGATGTCGACGATTATTGGGTTTATTATCCTAACCGCCTTCTTGAACCTCTTTATCTTTAGTGGCTCAGCACAATGGGCCTTGATGGCGCCAGTCTTCGTGCCCATGTTCATGATTCTCAACTATGACCCCGCCTTTATTCAACTGGCATATCGGATTGGGGATTCCTCTACCAATGTCATTACACCCCTCAATCCCTACCTACCGATTATTCTCATTGCCATGCGCCAATATAGTAAAAATGCCGGCTTTGGTACCCTCATGTCTACGATGTTACCTTACTCCATCTTCTTCTTAATCAGCTGGACCGTGCTCATGGTAGCTTGGGTACTACTAGGGATTCCAATTGGACCAGGGATCGGCATGTTGATGCGCTAG